One Epinephelus lanceolatus isolate andai-2023 chromosome 10, ASM4190304v1, whole genome shotgun sequence genomic region harbors:
- the LOC117265355 gene encoding actin-binding Rho-activating protein, whose amino-acid sequence MGTNSQSPTIMKTEDDNPDPAQFSDDTAACIVSVKGLKENWQKWSDERREYQKHNPFSHDSRPTVVVPQKGQDDYGRPLQGSMTEQRGKDAHTHISREVEELCEVIRNIGEPRGKDGDGSGSDGKVVTVEFGKLFEHYVTISNKLVGILLRARKQRLVDFEGEMLWQGKDDHVVIMLLQ is encoded by the coding sequence ATGGGGACAAACAGCCAGAGCCCAACCATCATGAAAACTGAAGATGACAACCCAGACCCTGCTCAGTTCAGCGATGACACTGCAGCCTGCATTGTCTCTGTGAAAGGCTTAAAGGAGAACTGGCAGAAATGGTCCGATGAGCGCCGAGAGTACCAGAAGCACAACCCCTTCAGTCACGACAGCAGGCCCACTGTGGTGGTCCCTCAGAAGGGGCAGGACGACTACGGGAGGCCCCTGCAGGGGTCCATGACGGAGCAGCGGGGGAAggatgctcacacacacatcagcagaGAGGTTGAGGAGCTGTGTGAGGTGATAAGGAACATTGGAGAGCCTAGAGGCAAAGATGGGGATGGAAGTGGCAGCGATGGGAAAGTGGTTACTGTGGAATTTGGGAAACTGTTTGAGCATTATGTGACGATCTCTAACAAGCTGGTGGGGATTCTGCTGCGAGCGAGGAAGCAGAGGCTGGTTGACTTTGAGGGGGAGATGCTGTGGCAGGGGAAGGATGACCATGTAGTTATCATGCTGTTGCAGTGA
- the hint3 gene encoding adenosine 5'-monophosphoramidase HINT3 codes for MAAAEATQPESTNPALADVPKTSNGPAEGYEKKCIFCKIINNEMGTELLHCDEEISCFRDIKPAAPHHYLVVPNKHVGNCKSLSKEHVPLVMRMVDTGKEILQKNNVTDLSDVRFGFHWPPFCSVTHLHLHVLAPASQMGFMSRLFYRLNSYWFITADQLIELLSSKGETN; via the exons atggcagcagccGAGGCGACACAACCTGAGTCGACAAACCCTGCCCTGGCTGATGTTCCCAAAACTAGCAACGGGCCAGCCGAAGGATACGAGAAGAAATGTATTTTCTGCAAGATTATAAACAATGAAATGGGCACGGAACTCCTTCACTGT GATGAGGAGATATCATGTTTCAGAGACATCAAACCCGCAGCTCCTCACCATTACCTGGTCGTCCCAAACAAACATGTAGGGAACTGTAAATCACTCAGCAAAGAGCATGTGCCTTTGG TAATGCGGATGGTCGACACAGGGAAGGAGATTCTTCAGAAGAACAACGTAACAGACCTCAGTGATGTCAG GTTCGGGTTCCACTGGCCCCCATTCTGCTCTGTCACACACCTACACCTTCATGTCCTGGCACCTGCCAGCCAAATGGGCTTCATGTCCCGCCTCTTCTACAGACTCAACTCCTATTGGTTCATCACA GCAGACCAGCTGATTGAGCTTCTCAGCTCTAAAGGAGAGACCAACTGA